cgtattttaggctctctcctaatactgtagctatcccttaaacattctctcctacattaagttttctttaccgaaacattggGAAAACTATTTTAAACTAAATTAACCTGTTGAAAATAGCGTAGGCCATGTTCATGACGTCACAGCttagatacgcacagcaaaagccttagggcccggccagaccaagcgcggctagcggcgaggttagcggcaagaggttatggcggcaaattgaaaccttaggtatcttatgtaggtggccagatatgAGGCgtgggaagcctcgcgcctcctatctggccacctacagcCACGCCTCATATCTGGCCTCCTACATaggatacctaaggtttcaatttgccgccataacctcttgccgctaacctcgccgctagccgcgcttggtctggctgaGCCCTTAGCGGGCGTAAggtagttctttcctcaaactacgtgtgttGAGATAAAATATGAAACTGGTTTTGATTATAATCTTAATACTGCAGACTTgaatgcagattttatttctcaataccaattaaggtttgttcatTTTAaaatgtatgcccatcgcaccagctcATTGCTACTTTCTTATTTCAGTTACTAAATTTTAGCAGGCCAGAATAGGTACGCTTATTGTAtatgtaaactcccttagagcagcaagatttttccaagtattttgtgcaaaatcctgcctcctgtGCACTctttacaacaatatattgccctatcctaaagtcccgatatggcacctcccaCTGGGTGACTCACACATCACGAGGCTCACCTGTTTTGAAAGGTGAAGAGAGGTGAACCTACACGACCCTAGCGTCATCCCATTCGTTTAGATACCGGCTGACCAACCTGGTCAGTGAATCTCTGCACCTCTGGCTCAACCCTCCATCCCCCCGTCCCAAAACTCTACTCACACCAGGACCTGCCGAGTGGAGATAGGGAAGAACACAAGCCTGATAAACCCTAtttgccaaaagtgaggattccaggggtgggccagtcaagggcgcATTGTGCAAACTACAACTattcggtcaacagccatttgaggacaagggttGGCTTCTGTGAGGAATGCAGGTAAAAATACGTGGCCACCTAGTTTTccccccatttttagcttagactaattttacttaatttaggtttaactggctattacatatttcggcctgtgtgcggtgggattgtgtgtacagtttttgtatttcatttttgctttcgagactagcacaaTTTCAGGGTCaccgggccacgtgtccgaccctaTCTCAATTATTAACCCTtgcagaagaccacgtgtctaagcaaccatatcttttattattttttttgcatttctttttattacattacaTTTTGTTTTGATACTTTTAATTTTGTTCCGATATCCGtttcctttaatgtaaatttgtataatacatCAAGATTAGGTTGATTAAACCTCGTTGTATTTCTACTCCTCtatttatttgattatgtctatTGTGAATATTTAATCTCAGGACATTATACCCAATATTTTGAAACAAGTAAGTAACTTGGaataagtgtgttagcgagtgacttgatatttaatctatctgcttcgaaggtaaaaatccatatctttaacttttactttatagtacactgctcccattttttgctATTGTCTAAATAATTAATTAActtaagattcctgtccagcatctcactgggatcCCTGGGACGGAAACagcctaagagtgtagataacCTTAGACctaacaaagctagagtaggccatcaaattacctttatttcacgtgtggagtttctaGGCCTCTGGAGAGAGTACAATTTCcctttttttgcatttaagagtgatgatcagtgaactacgtcagtaaagttattaacagggtgtttgtgccctgcgcgatagtgctccttatcctcccctgttgatcttttaggaactgacgtcGGGAGACTTTCCTGGACAAACGAGTTCCCACTCTACACTTGAAAAATCTCCACATACAATGTATAGCTACCAAACGTCTCCAACTTCACTTGAAATATAGGAATTAATCAAGACAACACAACCATCTACAGTTGGTATAAAACCACATGTATCcctaaaatatatattagaaacgACAACTTACGCTATCTCCAGCAAGTGCATCAGAAACGTCAACGTATTCCTTTACCTCTTCCATCTGCAGTATGTATGGTGGGACTGTCAACGTTTCGACTCTTCCTTACGAACCCTATTGGGTAGAAAAGAGAACGGAAGGCGGTGGAGACGTGTTGTATTCCGGTACGGATAGACTCTTGCTCGAGGCAATGGCTTCGTTTCTCAACTTCTCAATCTACGTTCTGCCTGTGAAGTCTTGGGAGGAAGTAAGTTGCTGTTGATAAGTGTTTTTCTACCGTTAAAGTAAGTGTTTATGTATTCTAGATTTATCAGGAACCTCTCTGAAAACTATTCAGGAAGTAGGTCTAGTTCAGTTCTGTTCTTTGATGTTTCACGTAGGCCTATCAGGTAAGGACGTTAGATTCATCTTCACATCCAGTGAAAATCTAATCTCAACGTCTAGAATTTCAAGATGtaaattaacaaataaagaaaGTTTACTAAAAAATAATCATGGATATAAAATAGAACAATACAAGTCAAAACACAGATAATCAGCCATTCTATTGTATTCATGAATTCTTAGCcgagaaagtggcagaattaggCCAGTCATGCATTGGAAAATCTATTGAGTTATCATGCATGTAGTTACTGAGGTATCGTACATGCAGTTAGCGAGTTATCGTACATGCAGTTACTCTATTTACTAATGAATTGGCAATGAGAGCATTGCAAATGAAGACCTGCCAGAATACAATCAACAAATTTCTATTTTGTACCtttatagcttcctacttttccaactagggttgtagcttagcaagtagtaataataataataataataataataataataataataataacaggtactGCAAACCGTAGCAAATCGCTCCGCCTGGGTGGTCCCGATAATTCATGTGGTCACACCAGCGAGGTTGACTTACCTCGATTTCACCCGGACATACGAACACGACGTCAATTTGGCCTTTGTTATGGTGAAACCGGTCATAGAACTCAAGTGGCAGAGCCTTTATTATCCGCTGACCGATGAAGTATGGCTTCTCATCTTGGGAACAGTTTTAGTAGTGTCTCTCAGTCTATTCGAGGTACGTCTTGGATTCCATGTCTCctcatacctttttttttaatatatctaacTTGAAAGTTGACTAAGCATTAATtttctaaatttataaatatatgaaagtataaaattattcaaatattgatTATACACATGTACAGTTGAACGCAGGAATTCCTGACAGAGCTCTCTTTGAAGGAGTGCATCCTGTCACCTCAGCCCTCTCTCCCTACACTGTTTGGGTATTCGccgcgcagtaatggtgtgacagggtgcatgtCCTTTGAGTGAGGTGTGCTAAAATATTTCTTTGGCCAACATGGTTAGTACGAACTACTCAATCCTTGAGGACTTTCAATACTCCTAAAAGCCTCTGTCCAACACGGTTAGTACGAGCTACTCAATCACTGAAGACTTTCAATGCCCCTAAAAgcctctgtccaacatggttagtaAGAGCTACACaatccttgaaaactttcaatgcCCCTAACTGCCTCTGACCAACATGGTTAGTACGAGCTACTCAATTCTTGAAGACTTTCCATGTCTCTAACTGCCTCTCTCCAACATGGTTAGTAAGAGTTACTCAATCCTTGAAGACTTTCAATGCCTCTAAAAgcctctgtccaacatggttagtacGAACTACTCCATCCCTGAAGACTTTCAATGCCCCTAAAAGCCTCTGTCCAACACGGTTAGTACGAACTACTTAATCCCTGAAGAGGCTTTTACTGTCTGTAACTGGAATTTTGTACAGGTACTCAAAATCTGTCAGAGTTACTCGAGGAGCGAAGAAACAAGCCTTGGACGTATCGCAATGTGCGTGTTTGGGACGCTTCTATCGCAAACACTGGACAGAAGGATCGACGCAGTCTCTAGAGGAGTTTCGTCGAGGTTCCTGATCATCTCGTGGCTGGTGAGCGCGTTTGTCATCGGGACGATCTACAAGGGAAATCTGATCGCTTCCATACTAGCTCCCAGGTACCCTCCAAGACCGGAGACTCCAGACCAATTGGTGAAAGTTGTTGACAGGTGGGGCCATTTAACCATTTAATCTCAGGTGATGTAACTGTCTTTAAGTATATAAAATCGTAAAActatcattaattttcttttagtgTTTATATGTTTGAAGAATAATCTATAGATTTATTGGATGTAAATGTTCTCAAATATGAAAAAATCTTAAaactatcattaatattgttattgcttatattattaattttgttagtttttcccctaataataataataacaataataaataaataaataaataaataaataaataatcctctcCAGGGTGACAATGCCGTCCTTTGAACCCACATTACGTAATATGCTGAGGGAGTCTTCAGCGGAGTCCCGAAGGGCCTTGGGGAACATGATGGAATTAGGCTACGAGACTAAAGAAGGACTCGAACTGACGCTGAAATACAGGTTAGATGGAAAGAGAATGTTGAGATTTAATGTCATTTTAATGAAACGAAAATGTATGATGGAGAGAATTGAGATTTGATGTGACTTTAATGAAACGAAAATGTATGATGGAGAGAATTGAGATTTGATGTGACTTTAATGAGACAAAAATGTATGATGAAGAGAATTGAGATTTGGTGTGACTTTAATGAAATGAAAATGTATGATGAAGAGAATTGAGATTTGTTGTGATTTTAATGAAATGAAAATGtatgaagaagagaaatgagatttgGTGTGactttaatgaaacaaaaatgtatGATGAAGAGAATTGAGATTTGGTGTGactttaatgaaacaaaaatgtatGATGAAGAGAATTGAGATTTGatgttattttaatgaaaaatgtATGGTGTAAATTAAAAGAATTGGCAGATCTGAACGTTGTTTTTTAGGGAAAGTTTGAATATGAAGAATTAATTCCGATGTGAATTACTTGAATTTCGCGGGAATACTTCGTGAAAAATGAATAGTCTTGTGTAGATTAAACGACGTATGAAAATACTAACGTTATTTATCCAAACAAAAGTTACTTGTTATGGTTTAACTTTGGGTACAGCGTGACTCatcacttttttatataaaaaattaaatattttagtttcACGGAGCAAAGCAATGTCATGAAATCAAAGTGAAGGatctaaaatacatatttcctgaAGATGAATCCTTCCTCTTTTGGGAGATGGAAAATAGTAAAACGTATAACTTGATTTCAGTTAATCCACTGAATGGACGCACTAATAAAGCAATGGCTCCAACGAGCAGTACTGCTCATGACATGTATGCAACTTCCTCCTTTCAGTAGGATTGAAAACGACTTATTAACAAATATCTGTAATGTCTTAATTTGGAATTACACTAGGCTTTTTTTCAccagcagcgagccgttgctgcCAAAAATGAGAAACAGGGAGCATTtcgctcgagatattggcttcccgactggatgggaagcagcgagaacaaaccgcgagcatgacttcgAATGTAAACTCAAAAAGATGGCAGCTACAAATATGACGTgcttttgcttggcaatcttgggtctaaCGAGCATGAAGAGATGATGAATATCTGCTTTGTTTATCCTATGGTAGTTGTAGAAGTCTTAAATTCACATAATATTCCCAGAATACATATTACTGTAACAGTTAGAACATTTCAGGGCGCCATgatgatgatgtcagctgatcggttttatttacacttttctttcctatttgctcctcgaaccgcgagtTTATAGTGCGAGTCTACAACACTTAAGCTTGCGAGTATCGGCTGGAGGTTGGTGAAAACCTAGGGCAAGAAATGtctagtgtgattccagcattaTATGTTATTCATAATGCtgaaatttatcaaatataaaatcctgcaacttttttttattataaatcccTGACTTGTTTTATCAAGATACCCTCACGTGGACTCCTTGCGGTACCTTCAACACCAGCTGGCTCTTCATTACACCGAGGCAGATGGTACTTCGTCATTCTACATAGGCCGCGAGGGACTGGTATCTCCCCCACTTGCTTGGCCAGTGCTACCTGACGCTCCGTTCAAGGAATTGTTCAATTACGTCATCTCGGTACTTATAGAGgtactctcttttttattttttttcctcaccgttatccctacatttaggggtcagttgtctgatgcaccctctccactgccttttatcaaaggcatcaccTTCCAAGAAACCTCTtgtctccatgtcatccttcaccttacctcgttATCTAATTCTTTCCCTCTCTTTcttactgttatccctacattaaggggtcagttttcTGGTGCACCCCtaccagtgccttctatcaaaggcatcctctttcaccaaacctcttctctccatgtcatccttcaccttatctcaccctcTAATTCTCTACCTTCCTCTCCATCTTCCCCCCCTAACAGTTTCCTCCtaatccctcctcactccctccccaccatccatcctcaataaGACCCCACACCATCTCATTCGTAACACCCTCATCATCTCTAGAATCTtaatacgcctgccattcttcttattacaTCCTTTTCCAAGGTTTCAAGCAGTGATAGACGCACGGGGTGGGCTGAAGTAGAGTAGGGTGGACTTGGTGGAATTTGTGCATGCTCTTTTCTAAATTATGTAAATAGAAACTATgtgattttgaaaattatagaaatatgattaatatatgaaattatacaaggccaaTTTTCTTGAAATTGATAATTATAGAATCCATGTTAAATTGAATTTTTATCCCATGAGAATAACATCATATCCCCGTCCACTTGAGGTTCTTTCAAAATGCCAATGTAGGAATACAGACGCAGCGTAATGAGATCTTACACTTCCTCCGAGACGAGATATCCTATCTTAGGACCCCTTTTATGGGGAAATCACCCAACTAATGAGATCTAATCTCCTTAATTAAAC
Above is a window of Palaemon carinicauda isolate YSFRI2023 chromosome 30, ASM3689809v2, whole genome shotgun sequence DNA encoding:
- the LOC137623528 gene encoding uncharacterized protein encodes the protein MGDLVKELTGAWMSEGIAYFNTEIDKIDGASNGTSVEKLVGLARQVRLHHHEVKMIVLSDDPTFLSAFARMSLKRRLLAGHSKLLVIGRLSLKDVKDLTVHWTYAMMDSHFVIPSAKLETEGWNIYSYLPFSASGSRLSPVGFWRPSKGLVLEDVFLFPRKFENMYGGTVNVSTLPYEPYWVEKRTEGGGDVLYSGTDRLLLEAMASFLNFSIYVLPVKSWEEVLQTVANRSAWVVPIIHVVTPARLTYLDFTRTYEHDVNLAFVMVKPVIELKWQSLYYPLTDEVWLLILGTVLVVSLSLFEVLKICQSYSRSEETSLGRIAMCVFGTLLSQTLDRRIDAVSRGVSSRFLIISWLVSAFVIGTIYKGNLIASILAPRYPPRPETPDQLVKVVDRVTMPSFEPTLRNMLRESSAESRRALGNMMELGYETKEGLELTLKYRYPHVDSLRYLQHQLALHYTEADGTSSFYIGREGLVSPPLAWPVLPDAPFKELFNYVISVLIEGGIYNKWMNDWIDHAKKTGQRMKRRQMIESQLTTSKQDGSPLALTTVHFQGPLLLWFVGLFVSGLAFTWEYFVLYYMTEV